From Apium graveolens cultivar Ventura chromosome 9, ASM990537v1, whole genome shotgun sequence, the proteins below share one genomic window:
- the LOC141685187 gene encoding uncharacterized protein LOC141685187, with the protein MANLAKLEFVVLDVSVNNYLSWVLDAELHLSANGLKDTIDLEKIPTVEQNAKAIIFLRHHIHEDLKSEYLTIKNPITLWNNLKDRFDHQKLVHLPSARYDWINLSLQDFKSIAEYNSALFKINSKLILCGENIIDAEMIEKTLSTFHPNIMILAQQYRERNFQKYGELISLLLVAEKNNELLLKNHQIRPTGSAQLPEVHNTSFLKNEHGKGHRGGRGYGRNRGRGNFRGRFHNQYHSGHLKWQRDGYNSGHQKWQREVPNKRKAPQEGENRGICHRCGSEGHWQRTCHTPKHLVDLYESSKRNNGKRVETNFANYNLVNEPINKASNEIDTGANLYYGLDD; encoded by the coding sequence ATGGCGAATCTTGCAAAATTAGAGTTTGTTGTCTTGGATGTTTCGGTAAATAATTATTTGTCATGGGTCCTTGATGCGGAATTACACCTTAGTGCTAATGGCCTAAAAGATACTATTGACCTGGAAAAAATCCCAACTGTTGAACAAAATGCAAAAGCGATTATCTTTCTTAGGCATCACATCCACGAAGATCTAAAATCTGAATACCTCACTATCAAAAATCCAATCACCCTTTGGAATAATCTCAAGGATAGATTTGATCACCAGAAACTTGTTCACTTGCCATCTGCCCGATATGACTGGATTAATTTGAGTTTACAAGATTTCAAATCTATAGCTGAATATAATTCTGCTCTTTTCAAGATAAactcaaaattaattttatgtggTGAAAATATTATTGATGCTGAAATGATTGAAAAGACCCTTTCAACCTTTCACCCCAACATTATGATCCTGGCTCAACAATATAGGGAGCGTAATTTTCAGAAATATGGCGAGCTGATATCTCTCCTTCTTGTGGCTGAAAAGAATAATGAGTTGCTACTGAAAAATCATCAGATACGTCCCACAGGCTCTGCCCAGTTACCTGAAGTACATAACACGTCATTCCTGAAGAATGAACATGGGAAAGGGCATAGAGGAGGACGGGGTTATGGACGAAACCGTGGACGTGGAAATTTCCGTGGTCGGTTTCACAATCAATATCATTCTGGCCACCTGAAGTGGCAACGTGATGGTTATAACTCTGGCCACCAGAAATGGCAACGTGAAGTGCCAAATAAAAGAAAGGCACCCCAAGAAGGAGAGAACCGAGGCATCTGTCATAGGTGCGGATCTGAGGGGCACTGGCAACGTACTTGTCACACACCCAAACATCTTGTTGATCTCTACGAGTCATCCAAAAGGAATAATGGAAAGAGAGTGGAAACCAACTTCGCTAATTATAATCTAGTTAATGAACCAatcaataaggcctcaaatgaaATAGACACTGGTGCTAATCTTTATTATGGTTTAGACGACTAG
- the LOC141686701 gene encoding 17.3 kDa class II heat shock protein-like, with amino-acid sequence MDFRLMGIDNPLINALYHVLDEDNSKSKSEQARSYVRDAKAMATTPADVKEYPGSYVLVVDMPGLKSGDIKVQVEEDNVLVVSGERKREEDKEGVKYVRMERKVGKFMRKFALPENANLENINAVCQDGVLSVTVQKLPPPEPKKPKTIEVKIA; translated from the coding sequence ATGGATTTCAGGCTAATGGGAATTGATAATCCGCTCATCAACGCTTTGTACCACGTTCTCGACGAAGACAACAGCAAGAGCAAGTCTGAGCAGGCGCGTAGCTATGTTCGTGATGCGAAAGCAATGGCAACAACACCAGCTGATGTGAAGGAGTATCCGGGGTCGTACGTGTTGGTGGTGGACATGCCTGGATTGAAATCGGGCGATATTAAGGTCCAGGTGGAGGAAGATAATGTGCTGGTTGTGAGCGGAGAGCGGAAGagagaagaggacaaggaaggcGTCAAGTATGTGAGAATGGAGAGGAAGGTTGGGAAGTTTATGAGGAAGTTTGCGTTGCCTGAGAATGCCAATTTGGAGAATATCAATGCTGTTTGTCAGGATGGTGTGTTGAGTGTTACGGTTCAGAAGCTGCCTCCTCCTGAGCCTAAGAAGCCCAAGACCATCGAGGTCAAGATTGCTTGA